A window of the Corynebacterium minutissimum genome harbors these coding sequences:
- a CDS encoding response regulator gives MSIRVFLVDDDELVRSTFRVYFQTTDDISVVGEATNGADCLAQIEETKPDLVLADIHMPQMDGITLLKHLNSAPNPPTFLAVTAFDSDDTMLKILRAGGAGYILKNQRPRSIIEAVRSAVEGGTVVAPAAMHRLVDYIGEPSTPRDPVAAAIEGHDLHEAEVAVLKLLLAGNSNSEIATATGYSESAVKKHVSRLITVFGATTRLNLVTKILGGAGS, from the coding sequence ATGAGCATTCGGGTCTTCCTCGTCGACGATGACGAGCTCGTCCGCTCGACTTTCCGCGTCTACTTCCAGACCACCGACGACATCTCGGTCGTCGGTGAGGCCACCAATGGTGCGGATTGCTTGGCCCAGATTGAGGAAACCAAGCCGGACCTCGTGCTGGCTGATATTCACATGCCTCAGATGGATGGCATTACCCTTCTGAAGCACCTTAACTCCGCGCCGAACCCGCCCACATTCTTGGCGGTGACCGCGTTCGACTCGGATGACACGATGCTCAAAATCCTGCGCGCGGGCGGTGCTGGCTACATCTTGAAGAACCAGCGCCCCCGCTCCATCATCGAGGCTGTTCGCTCGGCTGTGGAGGGCGGCACCGTCGTGGCACCCGCCGCCATGCATCGCTTGGTGGACTACATCGGTGAACCCAGCACCCCACGCGATCCCGTTGCTGCCGCCATTGAGGGCCACGATCTCCATGAGGCAGAGGTTGCCGTTCTCAAGTTGCTTCTAGCAGGTAATTCGAACTCTGAAATCGCAACTGCTACCGGCTACTCCGAGTCCGCCGTGAAAAAGCACGTCTCCCGCCTCATCACCGTCTTTGGGGCCACTACACGTTTGAACCTAGTGACCAAGATTCTGGGCGGCGCTGGCTCCTAG
- a CDS encoding HAD family hydrolase, producing MIRAVLFDLDDTLMDHTAAMHAAVEDWLPGGHHERFAEIEKKWFAAYERGEVTHQGQRVERCREFLGRPEMTEQEALAEYGTYLAAYEKHWCAVDGAREALEYVLDLGLNVGILTNGARDMQESKLRAGGLDLPGIELFPTVEMTKPKPHREAYLEACRRLNVEPSSTLMVGDSLANDVVGARAAGLTALHFDRSGNGDIAALSELTAMNFV from the coding sequence ATGATCCGCGCTGTTCTCTTCGACCTCGATGACACCCTTATGGACCACACCGCCGCGATGCATGCGGCGGTGGAGGACTGGCTTCCGGGCGGGCATCACGAGCGCTTCGCCGAGATAGAAAAGAAATGGTTCGCCGCCTACGAACGCGGGGAGGTCACCCACCAAGGTCAGCGGGTAGAGCGCTGCCGCGAGTTTCTCGGTCGGCCAGAGATGACGGAGCAGGAGGCGCTCGCAGAATATGGCACGTACCTGGCTGCGTACGAGAAGCACTGGTGCGCGGTGGACGGCGCACGGGAAGCACTGGAATACGTCTTGGATTTAGGTCTCAACGTCGGCATTCTGACGAACGGTGCGCGGGACATGCAGGAAAGCAAACTACGCGCAGGCGGGCTCGACCTGCCTGGGATCGAGCTCTTCCCCACTGTGGAGATGACTAAGCCAAAGCCGCACCGAGAGGCCTATCTCGAAGCTTGTCGCCGTTTGAATGTGGAGCCCAGCTCCACTCTCATGGTGGGAGATTCGCTCGCCAACGATGTGGTGGGCGCACGGGCGGCGGGTCTCACGGCGTTGCACTTCGATAGGAGTGGAAACGGAGACATCGCCGCGCTCAGTGAGCTCACGGCGATGAACTTCGTTTAA
- the pknB gene encoding Stk1 family PASTA domain-containing Ser/Thr kinase — MVSDRYHLRQSIGTGGMSEVYEAEDTVLGRTVAVKMLRPDMARDVNFRERFRREAQNSGKLNHPNIVAVFDTGEKDVDGMMVPYIVMEYVQGRTLRDIVREDGPLPVGEAARVLKPVADALQSSHEAGIIHRDIKPANIMLTNTGQVKVMDFGIARALDDSTSAMTQTSAVIGTAQYLSPEQARGKPADARSDVYALGCVMYETVTGRTPFEGETPFAVAYQHVQEDPTPPSEFIEEDLSDKQRLGLDAVVLTAMAKHPADRYQSAWEMGDDLERLAQGQLPEAARSHVNDEDHPTTMVAPVSAQHRAPVASTRPSEDDEGGGLKWLAALLAAALIAIVGYFAWDFWQSSQQEAREREQAQHEAAQRANMVVVPQVKDRPRNEVVEELEKLGLFVTVNEEPSPDVPRGKAIRINPAEGSELQKKSSVTLTVSSGKEITEVPDLTGMTVEEATQALEEASLELKEDIEQVNDDAPTGEIISQNPAGGSQLSKGSKVHITVSKGQKDVSVPDVSGMDRDRAVEMLSSMDFEVNVNSVDSELPENQVIKVSEKGQKLPKGSTVTVEVSNGMLIQAPDLVHSTQGEAESALRAKGWSGTLEVGDRIPTSNPIDSDKIGWASVKRGDAIRKDATIDVRFWEFEPSALIPQ, encoded by the coding sequence ATGGTCAGTGATCGGTACCACCTCCGCCAGTCCATCGGCACCGGCGGCATGTCTGAAGTCTACGAGGCTGAAGACACCGTCTTGGGACGCACCGTCGCCGTCAAAATGCTGCGCCCCGACATGGCGCGCGACGTCAACTTCCGTGAACGTTTCCGCCGCGAAGCCCAGAATTCCGGTAAGCTCAACCACCCCAATATCGTGGCCGTGTTCGACACCGGTGAGAAGGACGTCGACGGCATGATGGTGCCCTACATCGTCATGGAATACGTCCAAGGACGCACGCTGCGCGATATCGTTCGTGAGGACGGGCCGTTGCCGGTGGGCGAAGCCGCGCGCGTCCTTAAACCCGTGGCAGATGCCCTGCAATCCTCCCACGAAGCAGGCATTATTCACCGCGATATCAAGCCGGCGAACATCATGCTCACCAACACCGGCCAGGTGAAGGTCATGGACTTCGGCATCGCCCGGGCCCTCGATGATTCCACGTCCGCGATGACGCAGACTTCTGCGGTCATTGGCACCGCGCAATACCTTTCCCCGGAACAAGCCCGTGGCAAGCCGGCCGACGCCCGCTCCGACGTCTACGCCCTCGGCTGCGTCATGTATGAAACGGTGACCGGCCGCACCCCGTTTGAGGGCGAGACTCCCTTCGCGGTGGCCTACCAGCACGTGCAGGAGGACCCGACCCCTCCCTCAGAGTTCATCGAGGAAGATTTATCGGACAAGCAGCGCCTTGGCCTCGATGCCGTGGTGCTCACTGCCATGGCTAAGCACCCAGCGGACCGGTACCAGTCCGCCTGGGAAATGGGCGATGACCTGGAGCGTTTGGCGCAGGGCCAGCTGCCGGAGGCGGCACGCTCGCACGTCAACGATGAAGATCACCCGACCACGATGGTGGCTCCGGTATCAGCGCAGCACCGCGCTCCGGTGGCGTCGACAAGGCCGAGCGAAGACGATGAGGGCGGCGGCTTGAAGTGGCTCGCGGCCCTGCTCGCGGCGGCGCTTATCGCCATCGTCGGCTACTTTGCCTGGGACTTCTGGCAGAGCTCCCAGCAGGAAGCCCGCGAGCGTGAGCAGGCACAGCACGAAGCCGCGCAGCGCGCCAACATGGTCGTCGTTCCTCAGGTGAAGGACCGCCCACGCAACGAGGTCGTGGAGGAGCTGGAGAAGCTCGGTCTCTTCGTCACAGTCAATGAGGAGCCTAGTCCTGACGTTCCGCGCGGCAAGGCCATCCGTATCAACCCAGCGGAAGGCTCTGAGCTGCAGAAGAAGTCCTCGGTCACGCTGACAGTGTCTTCCGGTAAGGAGATTACTGAGGTCCCTGACCTCACCGGTATGACCGTGGAAGAGGCCACGCAGGCGCTTGAGGAGGCTTCCCTGGAACTCAAGGAAGACATCGAGCAGGTCAACGATGATGCACCTACGGGCGAAATCATCTCGCAGAACCCGGCCGGCGGCTCGCAGCTGTCCAAGGGTTCAAAGGTCCACATCACGGTGTCCAAGGGCCAGAAGGATGTCAGCGTCCCGGACGTGTCCGGCATGGACCGCGACCGCGCCGTCGAGATGCTCAGCTCCATGGACTTTGAGGTGAACGTTAATTCGGTGGATTCTGAACTGCCGGAGAATCAAGTCATCAAGGTCTCCGAAAAGGGTCAAAAGCTCCCCAAGGGCAGCACGGTCACCGTTGAGGTCTCTAACGGCATGCTGATTCAGGCACCGGACCTGGTGCACTCCACTCAGGGTGAAGCCGAGTCCGCGCTGCGTGCGAAGGGCTGGTCCGGCACCCTTGAGGTGGGCGACCGCATTCCTACGTCTAACCCGATCGACAGCGACAAGATTGGGTGGGCATCCGTCAAGCGCGGCGATGCCATCCGCAAGGACGCCACCATCGACGTCCGCTTCTGGGAATTCGAGCCGTCCGCGTTGATTCCGCAATAG
- the crgA gene encoding cell division protein CrgA produces the protein MPKSKITTEGSALPQSSSSATNRTPVKINSEGTPKWYIAIMLGLMLIGLLWLVVNYLAGESIPFMQELGPWNYGIGFGLAIIGLLMTMGWR, from the coding sequence ATGCCAAAGTCCAAGATCACGACGGAGGGCTCCGCACTCCCACAGTCCTCCAGCTCTGCTACCAACCGCACTCCGGTCAAGATCAACTCTGAGGGCACCCCGAAGTGGTACATCGCCATCATGCTCGGCCTCATGCTTATTGGCCTGCTGTGGCTCGTGGTGAACTACCTGGCCGGCGAGTCCATCCCGTTCATGCAGGAGCTGGGTCCGTGGAACTACGGCATCGGCTTCGGCCTAGCCATCATCGGTCTGCTCATGACGATGGGTTGGCGTTAG
- a CDS encoding ribbon-helix-helix domain-containing protein, with protein MKTINGQPISEEQIDEWVMEAENGYDVETLRTRGRKPRDNQAAKIVSIRLSPNEIADLDKYATAHGWSRSQAIREALRKAI; from the coding sequence ATGAAGACTATCAATGGACAGCCGATCAGCGAAGAGCAAATTGATGAATGGGTAATGGAAGCCGAAAATGGTTATGACGTGGAGACCCTTCGCACTCGGGGGCGGAAACCCCGCGACAACCAAGCCGCAAAGATTGTCTCGATTCGCCTTTCGCCCAATGAAATTGCAGACCTGGATAAGTATGCTACAGCGCATGGATGGTCTAGGTCACAGGCAATCCGTGAAGCACTAAGAAAAGCCATTTAA
- a CDS encoding peptidylprolyl isomerase, whose protein sequence is MAGMTQKTATATMHTNYGDIVIDLFGNHAPVTVENFIGLAKGEKDYTTQNAKGEQSGPFYDGAIFHRVIDQFMIQGGDPTGTGRGGPGYQFQDEFHPELQFDRPFLLAMANAGPGTNGSQFFITVAPTPHLNNHHTIFGEVTDAASQEVVSKIAKVSTDRMDRPAEDVVIESIEIA, encoded by the coding sequence ATGGCAGGCATGACTCAGAAGACCGCAACTGCAACGATGCACACCAACTACGGTGACATTGTTATCGACCTGTTCGGTAACCACGCACCGGTAACCGTTGAGAACTTCATTGGCCTGGCTAAGGGCGAGAAGGACTACACTACCCAGAACGCAAAGGGCGAGCAGTCCGGCCCGTTCTACGATGGCGCCATTTTCCACCGCGTCATTGACCAGTTCATGATCCAGGGCGGCGACCCGACCGGCACCGGTCGTGGCGGCCCTGGCTACCAGTTCCAGGACGAGTTCCACCCGGAGCTGCAGTTCGACCGTCCGTTCCTGCTGGCCATGGCTAATGCCGGCCCAGGTACCAACGGCTCCCAGTTCTTCATCACCGTGGCGCCGACCCCGCACCTGAACAACCACCACACCATCTTTGGTGAGGTTACCGATGCCGCCTCCCAGGAGGTCGTGTCCAAGATTGCGAAGGTCTCCACCGACCGCATGGACCGCCCGGCTGAGGACGTTGTTATCGAGTCCATCGAGATCGCCTAA
- a CDS encoding rhomboid family intramembrane serine protease, protein MKNYLKSAPATLVLMVLCIGAWCATAIQGSSLSTPYYRSMLAQDWTLWGPEVSEHPTTVITAGFMHLDAGHLLVNMVMLFFVGREVERALGSALYVAAYLISIVGSSAAVLWMDFGTPTVGASGALFALMGLLIGVYRSRGLDLRAPIVLVVANVIYSFVAENVSVWGHLGGLLTGLLLAPFLFRKRTWLRWLGIWLISVVAAVLVALRAGLWG, encoded by the coding sequence GTGAAGAACTATTTGAAATCAGCACCGGCCACCCTGGTGCTCATGGTGCTGTGCATCGGTGCTTGGTGTGCCACGGCCATTCAAGGCTCGTCCCTCTCTACGCCTTACTATCGCAGCATGCTGGCCCAAGACTGGACGCTGTGGGGCCCTGAAGTGTCCGAGCACCCCACAACTGTCATCACTGCGGGCTTTATGCACCTGGACGCCGGGCACCTCTTGGTCAACATGGTGATGTTGTTCTTTGTGGGCAGGGAAGTAGAACGCGCCCTCGGAAGTGCGCTGTATGTGGCGGCTTATCTCATCTCCATTGTGGGCTCTTCCGCCGCAGTGCTGTGGATGGACTTCGGTACGCCCACGGTGGGCGCCTCTGGTGCTCTCTTCGCGCTCATGGGCTTGCTGATTGGCGTGTACCGCAGCCGCGGTCTGGATCTGCGAGCACCCATCGTCCTCGTGGTGGCCAATGTGATCTACAGCTTCGTGGCGGAGAACGTGTCCGTGTGGGGGCACTTGGGCGGTTTGCTCACAGGTCTGCTGTTGGCACCATTCCTCTTTCGCAAACGCACGTGGCTGCGCTGGCTGGGCATTTGGTTGATCAGTGTCGTGGCGGCCGTGTTGGTGGCGCTGCGAGCTGGGCTTTGGGGATAA
- a CDS encoding FtsW/RodA/SpoVE family cell cycle protein: protein MSKLFSRGTEFGLLVFATVVFAITLVSLELSQGNVLTLDVLYLIGGFIGVFAVAHLFLCFLAPYADQIMLPIVAVLNGTGLIMLQRLDLASGGELAVRQVMWTVVGLILFALVLVLLRDHRSLTRYSYILGALGLILLALPLVWPQPPGVEARIWLWLGPFSIQPGEFSKILLILFFAMLLTQKRSLFTVAGFKFLGLSLPRLRDLAPILVIWGIAIVIMGISNDFGPALLLFSTVLGMLFMATNRVSWLIIGVILVGIGGFGIYQVSDKIQQRFSNFIDPLANYDTTGFQLSQALFGMSSGGITGSGLGQGHPDMVPVAHSDFILAGIGEEFGLVGLAAVLILFAMLVSRGFRTALTCRDTYGKLVASGLALTLAVQVFVVTGGISALLPMTGLTTPFMSAGGSSLMANYMLLAVLLRISNAARRPARELTSNAPSDTSMFPAIQETTR, encoded by the coding sequence GTGAGCAAGCTCTTTTCCCGTGGAACTGAGTTCGGCCTGCTCGTCTTCGCCACGGTAGTTTTCGCCATCACCTTGGTGAGCCTCGAGCTCTCCCAAGGCAACGTGCTGACCCTCGACGTGCTCTACCTCATCGGTGGCTTCATCGGAGTCTTCGCTGTAGCGCATCTCTTCCTGTGTTTCTTAGCGCCCTACGCGGACCAGATCATGCTGCCTATCGTCGCGGTGCTCAACGGCACGGGGCTTATCATGTTGCAGCGCCTTGACTTGGCCAGTGGCGGTGAACTCGCGGTGCGACAGGTGATGTGGACCGTCGTCGGTCTTATCCTCTTTGCGCTGGTACTTGTTCTTTTGCGGGATCACCGCTCGCTGACGCGCTATTCCTATATCTTGGGCGCGCTCGGCCTCATTCTCTTGGCGCTGCCGCTGGTATGGCCGCAGCCGCCAGGAGTGGAAGCCCGCATTTGGTTGTGGCTCGGACCCTTTTCCATCCAGCCGGGCGAATTCTCCAAGATCTTGCTGATCTTGTTCTTCGCCATGCTGCTTACCCAGAAGCGCTCCCTGTTCACCGTGGCGGGCTTTAAGTTCCTGGGTCTGTCCCTGCCCCGCCTGCGTGACCTGGCCCCCATCCTCGTGATTTGGGGCATCGCCATTGTCATTATGGGCATCTCGAATGACTTCGGCCCGGCATTGCTGCTGTTTAGCACGGTGCTCGGCATGCTCTTCATGGCCACCAACCGCGTGAGCTGGCTCATCATTGGTGTCATTCTCGTGGGCATCGGCGGGTTCGGCATCTACCAGGTCTCGGACAAGATTCAGCAGCGCTTCTCCAACTTCATTGACCCGCTGGCCAACTATGACACCACCGGCTTCCAGCTGTCCCAGGCGCTGTTTGGCATGTCCTCCGGCGGCATTACTGGTTCCGGTTTGGGCCAGGGCCATCCGGACATGGTGCCGGTGGCGCATTCGGACTTCATCCTGGCTGGTATCGGCGAGGAATTCGGTTTGGTGGGCCTGGCTGCGGTACTCATCCTCTTTGCCATGCTCGTCTCCCGCGGTTTCCGCACGGCGCTGACCTGCCGTGATACCTATGGCAAGCTGGTGGCCTCGGGCTTGGCACTCACCCTCGCGGTCCAGGTTTTCGTCGTCACCGGCGGTATTTCTGCCCTGCTTCCCATGACGGGTTTGACCACGCCGTTTATGTCCGCCGGCGGCTCCTCGCTCATGGCCAACTACATGCTGCTGGCCGTGCTGCTGCGTATTTCCAACGCGGCTCGTCGCCCAGCGCGAGAGCTCACCTCGAATGCTCCGAGTGATACGTCCATGTTCCCCGCCATCCAGGAGACCACCCGATGA
- a CDS encoding serine/threonine-protein kinase: MNSADNKEHLQALIGEDYQLQWIVGHGGMSTVWLADDVHNDREVAIKVLRPEFSDNNEFLSRFRNEAKAAESIDSENVVATYDYRELEDNGRTFCFMALEYIRGESLADLLAREGALPETLTLDVMEQASHGLSVIHHMGLVHRDIKPGNLMITQNGQVKITDFGIAKAAAAVPLTRTGMVVGTAQYVSPEQAQGYEVGPASDVYSLGVVGYEMLAGNRPFSGDSSVSVALAHISQAPEPLSTSISAPTRELIGLALRKDPNTRFADGNEFTNAISAVRQGQRPPQPKSAALAPLAAEPSPSASTEMLGNMAHPTTVRPATQPPTAEPPTKKGGFGTGLLIAVAIAALVGIGLAGYKFFTENSSEPAPTTTEQPTEIIVTETVTPETTEEPTTEASTTLNTVETTTVEEEPPAPVTVTTTHSVLPPPTQEVSPQQPTDEELLPEETQPQVNDGPTATAELESQGNPTEESALQGGQ; the protein is encoded by the coding sequence GTGAACAGCGCTGATAACAAAGAACACCTACAAGCACTCATCGGTGAGGACTACCAGCTGCAGTGGATCGTCGGCCACGGCGGTATGTCCACCGTGTGGCTTGCCGATGATGTCCACAACGACCGCGAGGTAGCCATTAAGGTGCTGCGTCCGGAATTCTCCGATAACAACGAATTCCTCTCGCGCTTCCGCAACGAGGCCAAGGCGGCAGAGTCCATTGACTCCGAGAACGTCGTGGCCACCTACGACTACCGCGAGCTTGAGGACAACGGCCGCACCTTCTGTTTCATGGCCCTGGAATACATTCGCGGTGAATCCTTGGCGGACCTGCTGGCCCGCGAAGGCGCACTGCCGGAAACACTGACGCTCGACGTCATGGAGCAGGCTTCCCACGGCCTGTCCGTCATCCACCACATGGGCCTGGTGCACCGCGATATTAAGCCGGGCAACCTCATGATTACCCAAAACGGGCAGGTCAAGATCACTGACTTTGGCATCGCCAAGGCCGCCGCCGCCGTGCCGCTGACGCGCACCGGCATGGTGGTCGGCACCGCCCAGTACGTCTCGCCGGAGCAGGCCCAAGGTTACGAGGTCGGCCCAGCTTCGGACGTGTACTCGCTTGGTGTGGTTGGCTATGAAATGCTCGCCGGCAATCGCCCCTTCAGCGGTGATTCCTCGGTATCGGTAGCGCTGGCGCATATTAGTCAGGCGCCGGAGCCCTTGTCGACGTCGATAAGCGCGCCCACGCGTGAACTGATCGGCCTTGCCCTGCGCAAGGACCCTAACACCCGCTTTGCCGACGGCAATGAGTTCACCAACGCCATCTCGGCCGTGCGCCAGGGCCAGCGCCCGCCGCAGCCGAAATCTGCCGCACTCGCTCCGCTAGCCGCCGAACCTTCCCCCTCCGCCTCGACGGAGATGCTGGGCAACATGGCCCACCCCACGACGGTGCGCCCGGCAACACAGCCGCCGACAGCGGAACCGCCGACGAAGAAGGGTGGATTCGGCACCGGCCTGCTCATTGCAGTAGCGATCGCTGCGCTCGTGGGCATCGGGCTCGCGGGATATAAATTCTTCACCGAGAACTCCAGCGAACCTGCACCCACGACTACGGAGCAGCCGACGGAGATCATCGTGACCGAAACCGTCACGCCGGAGACCACGGAGGAGCCCACCACTGAGGCCTCGACTACCCTCAACACCGTGGAAACCACCACGGTGGAGGAAGAGCCCCCGGCCCCCGTCACCGTCACGACGACACACTCAGTGCTGCCGCCGCCCACCCAGGAGGTCTCCCCGCAGCAACCCACAGACGAAGAACTCTTACCTGAGGAGACACAACCGCAGGTCAATGACGGACCAACCGCCACAGCCGAACTAGAATCACAGGGCAACCCCACCGAAGAATCCGCGCTACAGGGAGGCCAGTAA
- a CDS encoding penicillin-binding transpeptidase domain-containing protein, translating to MNRSIRLVSLFALLLTAVLLVNLTVVQAFSTDKYAHNPKNVRGYLEMRTTPRGQIFAGDTVLAQSTADENGNYSRSYPTDSPAFADVTGYLSERFGASQLEASQNDILNSKDDSLLAHNWLDMLSGKPQKGANVEVTIDPALQQAAYDQLAGPGYKGAAVAIQPSTGKVLAMASSPSFNVSDLVGGNAAETWDQLQNQEGNPLINHATQETLPPGSIFKIITTAAGLNNGFNPNSTLTGAASITLPDTVTELTNYGNQACGGADSVTLQTAFALSCNTAFVEMSEGIGADELRKYAEGFGVGEKYSLGVETSSGALGELSDGAQVAQSAIGQRDVTMSALQAAVMAATVANKGKRMEPYLINRITDAQMNELRTTQPRQAAEAIDEDTAHTLTDLMFASERSTWGYDGNGFASKTGTAEHGEGLAPHVWYVAFDPEKDIAVGVVVKDGGNLGEGATGGQVSGPIGRAILRAYGGEQ from the coding sequence ATGAATAGATCGATTCGCCTCGTCTCCCTCTTTGCCCTCCTCCTCACCGCCGTCCTCCTCGTGAACCTCACGGTGGTGCAGGCGTTTTCGACGGATAAATACGCGCACAATCCCAAGAACGTTCGCGGCTATCTGGAAATGCGCACTACCCCGCGCGGCCAGATCTTCGCCGGCGATACGGTTCTGGCGCAGTCCACCGCGGATGAGAACGGCAATTACTCGCGCTCCTACCCCACCGATTCCCCGGCCTTCGCTGATGTCACCGGCTACCTCTCGGAGCGCTTCGGCGCCTCCCAGCTGGAAGCCTCGCAGAATGACATCCTCAACAGCAAAGATGATTCTCTGCTGGCACACAACTGGCTCGATATGCTCTCCGGCAAGCCGCAGAAGGGTGCCAACGTGGAGGTCACCATCGATCCAGCGCTGCAGCAGGCTGCCTATGACCAGCTGGCCGGGCCAGGCTACAAAGGCGCGGCCGTTGCCATTCAGCCCTCCACGGGGAAAGTACTGGCTATGGCGTCGAGCCCCAGCTTCAACGTCTCCGACCTCGTCGGGGGCAACGCGGCCGAAACGTGGGATCAGCTGCAGAATCAAGAGGGCAATCCGCTCATCAACCATGCCACGCAGGAGACCCTGCCGCCGGGTTCGATTTTTAAGATCATCACCACGGCTGCCGGCCTCAACAACGGTTTCAATCCGAATTCCACGCTGACCGGCGCGGCGTCTATCACGTTGCCGGATACCGTCACGGAGCTCACGAACTACGGCAACCAGGCCTGCGGTGGCGCGGACAGCGTCACGCTCCAGACCGCGTTTGCGCTCTCGTGCAACACGGCATTCGTGGAGATGTCCGAAGGTATCGGTGCCGATGAGCTGCGCAAGTACGCCGAAGGCTTCGGCGTGGGTGAGAAGTACTCGCTCGGTGTGGAGACCTCTTCGGGTGCGCTGGGCGAGCTAAGCGACGGCGCGCAGGTCGCCCAATCGGCCATCGGCCAGCGCGACGTCACCATGTCCGCCCTCCAGGCAGCGGTCATGGCCGCCACCGTGGCCAACAAAGGCAAGCGCATGGAGCCCTACCTCATCAATCGCATCACCGATGCCCAGATGAATGAGCTTCGCACGACTCAACCACGTCAGGCCGCTGAGGCCATCGACGAGGACACCGCCCACACCTTGACGGACCTCATGTTCGCTTCTGAGCGTTCCACCTGGGGCTATGACGGCAATGGCTTTGCCTCCAAGACGGGTACCGCCGAGCACGGTGAGGGCCTTGCCCCGCACGTGTGGTACGTGGCCTTTGACCCGGAAAAGGACATTGCGGTCGGCGTCGTGGTCAAGGACGGCGGCAACCTGGGAGAAGGCGCTACTGGTGGACAGGTCTCCGGACCGATTGGACGCGCCATCCTGCGCGCATACGGAGGTGAGCAGTAG
- a CDS encoding sensor histidine kinase, protein MNSSRFYSVAGVGCIILVMLTVTVDKNFLTPGALLLAGLGVSLTPLAIRRPFVAACGYGALFAFAMWCPDWRSFLFLAWSPVIVGIVAFQKRWLWAVPLAVVYTYFITTDPSNNYLPDFDPFNLSLPLLLYAVAIGIGAALRRNRDQRLASEQRAAEQREALMTALHDSVAATLTSVVMRSETLALTQTDPSAADSAEAIADDARRAMGEVRDLLRVMKNESVTQGVKSLEEDLDTMVSFLSSHGFVCEPDIKLGKTGQLALPQKLSLVFSELAVNILKYAQPESRVTIEASSTSKNIDVHITSSIASQQSRQFMTTSLGLSEIARRVRRIHGTFGSGKEADKWVTRLSLPAACLRKI, encoded by the coding sequence ATGAACTCCTCGCGGTTCTATAGCGTCGCCGGTGTCGGCTGCATCATTTTAGTGATGCTCACCGTCACGGTGGACAAAAACTTCCTTACTCCCGGCGCACTCCTACTCGCAGGCCTCGGCGTCAGCTTGACGCCGCTGGCTATCCGACGTCCCTTCGTGGCGGCCTGCGGGTACGGTGCGCTTTTTGCGTTCGCCATGTGGTGCCCCGACTGGCGGTCGTTCCTATTCCTAGCGTGGAGCCCCGTCATTGTGGGCATTGTGGCGTTTCAGAAGCGCTGGTTGTGGGCAGTTCCCCTGGCGGTGGTGTACACGTACTTCATCACTACAGATCCGTCGAACAACTATCTCCCTGACTTCGATCCATTTAACCTTTCGCTTCCGCTTCTCTTATATGCGGTGGCCATCGGCATTGGCGCCGCACTGCGCAGAAACCGAGACCAGCGTCTTGCCTCCGAGCAGCGCGCCGCCGAGCAGCGCGAGGCTCTCATGACTGCCCTTCACGATTCGGTAGCTGCGACCTTGACCTCCGTGGTCATGCGCTCGGAGACCTTAGCGCTGACCCAAACGGATCCTTCCGCAGCTGACTCCGCGGAAGCTATCGCCGACGACGCCCGCCGGGCAATGGGTGAAGTCCGGGATCTTCTGCGTGTGATGAAGAATGAAAGCGTAACGCAAGGAGTGAAGTCGCTGGAAGAAGATCTCGACACGATGGTGAGTTTCCTATCGAGCCATGGCTTTGTGTGCGAGCCAGACATCAAGCTAGGAAAAACGGGTCAGCTCGCTCTACCGCAGAAGCTCTCACTCGTATTTTCCGAACTCGCCGTGAACATACTCAAATACGCCCAACCCGAATCACGCGTGACCATCGAAGCCAGCAGCACTTCTAAGAATATTGATGTGCACATCACGTCTTCCATTGCCTCGCAGCAATCGCGTCAATTTATGACGACCAGCTTAGGTTTGAGTGAGATCGCCCGCCGGGTGCGGAGGATTCATGGCACCTTCGGCAGCGGAAAAGAAGCTGATAAGTGGGTCACACGCCTATCGCTTCCTGCTGCCTGCCTGAGAAAAATATAG